CGCCATCCACGGCCTCTCCCCCCCACCGGCTGTCGAGGCGCTCGTCTACGACCTCGCGGTGCCGCGGCTCGTGGACGAGGCCGCGCTCGGCGGCTACCCGCTCACGCTGTTCGCGGTGGGGGCCGATCTCGCCCGGGCGGCCTCTGGCGAGGCGCTCGCGCGGGCGGTTGGCGCCGGGCACGAGATCGCGAACCACTCGCTCGACCACAGGTACGACCTCACCCGCCTTCCGCGCGCGGAGATCGTTCGCCAAATCGATCTTGGGGCGGCGGCCATCGAGGGCGCGGTCGGGCGACGCCCGCGTGGGTTCCGCGCGCCGGGCTACACGATCACCGATCAGGTCTTCGACGTGCTCGCGGAGCTTGAGGTCGGCTACGACTCGTCGGTGTTCCCATGCCCTTCCTACTGGGCTGCGAAGGCCGCGGCCGTCGGCATGATCCGCGCGCGCGGCCGGGTCAGCCACAGCGTCGTCGACACCCCGCGCGTGCTCACCGCGCCCATCCGCCCGTACCGCGTGGGCCGCCCGTACCACGCGCGCGGAGGGGGGCTCCTCGAGCTGCCCATCCAGGTCACGCCGACACTGCGCCTCCCTGTGATCGGCACGAGCCTCACCCTGGGCGGCCCCTTCGTGGCCCGCCGCCTCGTGGGCGCGTGCGTGAGCGAGCCCCTCGTGAACTTGGAGCTCCACGGCATCGACCTCCTCGACGCGGCCGACGGGCTCGAGGCTCTGAGCCCGCACCAGCCCGACGTGCGCGTGCCCCTGGCGCGAAAGCGCGCGTCGCTGCGGTCGGCCGTCGATGTCCTGAGACGTGCAGGATACACGTTCGTGACGCTGGAGGAGGCCGCGGAGGCGCTCCGGGCTGCCGCCTAGCGTCTCCTCAGGTGTGGCTCAGGTGCGTGCGGCAACACGCCGCACGTTCTGCACGTCGACCCCGGCGTTTCGGATGAACTCGCGGGCCTCTTCGCTCTCGCCGAAGGCGAGCTCGTCGGGCGTGCCGCGCGCGACGATGCGACCGCGGATGAGGAGCAGCGCCTGGTGCGCGATCCGAAAGCAGCTCGCGATGTCGTGCGAGATCACGAGGCTCGTCACGCCGAAGCGATCACGCATCTCCTCGATGAGGTCGTCGACGAGGCGGCTCGTGAGCGGGTCGAGCCCGCTTGTGGGCTCGTCGTAGACCAGGATCGGCGGCTCGAGCATCAGCGCTCGGGCGAGCCCGACGCGCTTGCGCATGCCACCGGAGAGCTCGCTCGGGAACTTCTTGATGACGCTCGGGTCGAGCCCCAAGATGGTGAGCTTGTCGACCACGCGGTCCTTGATCTCGGCCGCGGAGAGCTTCGTGTGCTCCACGAGGGGGAAGGCGACGTTCTCCAGGACCGTGAACGAGTCGAGCAGCGCGGCGTACTGGTAGACCATGCCGAAGCTCTTGCGGACCTTGTTCAGCGCTCGCTCGCTGAGCCCCACGATGTTGGTGCCGTCGATCCAGATCTCTCCGCTCGTGGGCTGCTCCAAGGCAACGATGAGGCGCAGCAGGGTGGTCTTGCCCGCCCCAGAGCCGCCGATGATGACCGTGGTCTCGTTCCGACGTGCGTCGAAGTCGATCCCCTTGAGCACCTCCTGGTCGCCGAACGTCTTCCTCACCCGCTTGAGCGAGATGATCACCTCGGAGGTGGACTTCAGCGCGCCGTGCTCGGAGGCCATGCGGCGCAGGGTGGCGCACGCGCCGAGCGGGTGCAAGCTCGCGTGCGAGCTCGCGTGCAAGTCTGCGCGCGAATCGGGGTCGCGTTGCGGAGGGAACTTGCTACCTTGCGCCCATGACCCCCGTCGAGCTCGAAGCCGCCCTGAAGGCCCTTGATGTCCCAGCAAAAGCAGGCGCATACGTGCCTCCGGACGGCGTCAGCCTCACGCTTCACGTGGCATCGGGCGGCAGTAGCCTCGCCGTCGGGCGGGTCGAGCACCTGCGGGTCGCTGGCGAGCTCCTGGTCGCGCGGTCCCCGAAGACCACGACCGCCGTGTTGTTGTCCGGCGTCATCGCCATCGGGCGCGAGGGCTCGGGCACCGAAGGGCGCCGCCCGGCCGGCTTCGGGGCGTGAGCGGCGCGGGGGTCGTCTCGACGACCTTCTCTCACGGCCGCACCGCGCGCGTCACCGCGGCCGCGCTCGGCTGGTTCTTCGGCGCGGTGTTGCGCGTGCGGCGGCGACACGTCGAGCGCGCGCTCCGTCGCGCGGGCCTCGAGCTCCCGGCGATGGCCGTCTACCGCGAGCTCGCGCGTCATGTCGTCGACCTCGTTGGCGTGGCGCTCTCGCGCAACCCCACGCTCGTCGCCTTCGGCCCGCACGCGCGCGCGGCGCTCGAGCGCGCGCGCGCGCGCGGCCCCGTCGTGATCGCGGCGTCGCACACCGGCAACTGGGAGCTCGCGGCGTTCGCCCTCGCGACACTGTACCCCGTGAGCGTCGTGGCCAAGCGTCAGGGCGTGGGCCTTGCCGACCGCTTCGCGAGGGGCCTTCGCGCGCGCTTCGGCGTCGCCGTGATCGAACCTCGCGGGGCCTTCGCTTGGGCGTCGGCGGCCCTTCGCGCCGGGCGCGTGGTCGCGATGGCGATAGACCAGGTCCCGGACCGCGCCGAGCACGGCGAGCCGTGTCCGTTTCTCGGCGCTGAGGCGCTGGTCGATCGCGCGCCCTTCGTGCTCGCGCGGCGGACGGGGGCGGCGGTGTTGGTCGCGGTGTGCGAGGGTGGAGAGGTGCGGGTGCTAGGCGAGGTGAGCCCCGACGACCCGCGCGCGGCCGCGCGCGCCGCGACCGCGCTGCTCGAGCGACACGTGCTCGCCCACCCGGCGTCCTGGCTCTGGCTCCACCGACGGTGGCGTCGCCCGCCGCCGCGCCGCGGCGTGCAAGCTGCCGCGTAGAGCGTCGCCGAGCATGCCGCTCAGAACGTGTAGTGGACCTCGATGGGCACGGTGAAGTTGAACGCCGTGGTGCCGAGCGCCGTACGCGCGGTCTCCACCGACTCCGAGCCCGCGCTCGCGAACAGACCGAGGCCGGAGCGGAGCTGGAAGTTCTTCGACACCTGGTAGCCCACGTCGAGGTGGAGCGCGGCCGCGAAGCCCCGGGTGCTCAGAGACTCGTCCATCGGCGGGCCGCCCTCCTTCAGCAAGAGCCGACGATCGCTCCCGCCGAAGTAGAACCCGAGGCCGACCCCCGGCGTGAGCGCGAAGCGCGCCGTGATCGGGAATGTGTAGTGTGCAGTGACCTCCGTCAGCCAGTCGATCTCGGACGCCCCACCGCCGCCCTCGCGACCGGTGGACCGGCTCAGGAGGCCGAACGACACGCCGAGCGCGACGCGATCCACCACGTGCACCTGGAGGGTGGGCGTGAAGCGGAAGAAGAACGTCGTGCTGCTCTCGTTGTCGCCCACGAGGGACGCGGAGGACGCGCCCGTGTAGCTGAACGCGCTGCGGAGGCCGAGTATCC
This is a stretch of genomic DNA from Myxococcales bacterium. It encodes these proteins:
- a CDS encoding ATP-binding cassette domain-containing protein; this translates as MASEHGALKSTSEVIISLKRVRKTFGDQEVLKGIDFDARRNETTVIIGGSGAGKTTLLRLIVALEQPTSGEIWIDGTNIVGLSERALNKVRKSFGMVYQYAALLDSFTVLENVAFPLVEHTKLSAAEIKDRVVDKLTILGLDPSVIKKFPSELSGGMRKRVGLARALMLEPPILVYDEPTSGLDPLTSRLVDDLIEEMRDRFGVTSLVISHDIASCFRIAHQALLLIRGRIVARGTPDELAFGESEEAREFIRNAGVDVQNVRRVAART
- a CDS encoding polysaccharide deacetylase family protein; its protein translation is MKLAAISVDLDEIPNYYAIHGLSPPPAVEALVYDLAVPRLVDEAALGGYPLTLFAVGADLARAASGEALARAVGAGHEIANHSLDHRYDLTRLPRAEIVRQIDLGAAAIEGAVGRRPRGFRAPGYTITDQVFDVLAELEVGYDSSVFPCPSYWAAKAAAVGMIRARGRVSHSVVDTPRVLTAPIRPYRVGRPYHARGGGLLELPIQVTPTLRLPVIGTSLTLGGPFVARRLVGACVSEPLVNLELHGIDLLDAADGLEALSPHQPDVRVPLARKRASLRSAVDVLRRAGYTFVTLEEAAEALRAAA
- a CDS encoding lysophospholipid acyltransferase family protein; protein product: MSGAGVVSTTFSHGRTARVTAAALGWFFGAVLRVRRRHVERALRRAGLELPAMAVYRELARHVVDLVGVALSRNPTLVAFGPHARAALERARARGPVVIAASHTGNWELAAFALATLYPVSVVAKRQGVGLADRFARGLRARFGVAVIEPRGAFAWASAALRAGRVVAMAIDQVPDRAEHGEPCPFLGAEALVDRAPFVLARRTGAAVLVAVCEGGEVRVLGEVSPDDPRAAARAATALLERHVLAHPASWLWLHRRWRRPPPRRGVQAAA